In the Phycisphaerae bacterium genome, one interval contains:
- a CDS encoding family 10 glycosylhydrolase, with protein sequence MPVRSVGFKRSAVATAVFSVIGLWSSAVLGVEQFRAVWADAFHEGAKSTTQIDNLVNRLVAGHYNAVVVQVLPYHDRGSAHGAYWNSSIVPKATDISGGIDPLAYLCTRAHSKAIEVHCWLLPFRACTSWPPAGNSILAAHPEWMAVPRASIGAGPTTTSDGGSGAFYMLDPGSPDVQEYLISIVRELTARYPIDGISFDYVRYTVSDAGYPASTTYENSGLKRFQRITPFSGTPSTTDAQWNDFRRREIDELIRRCRAEIPSISTNPRQPVRFSASVFATGSAPGSPSSFSATAAYTKFQNWELWMRSGWLDMVLPMNYKEEHCGTEPTMYRSWVNAATSWWRYNRHAAIGQATYMNTFDNSVSQMQYAYDAGANGAVNYSYYATKATEAACNAGWKNDWSWYTHTAGGIYADAATTPTMTWRNSATATEGTLWGRVMNGDTGLPFDNASVTVGSSSTVHTDGNGYYVATLLPAVAAGTPYTVTATKPGTSVTIRKGALVKTGDVARCDLDFVTHTPFLAISPTTVSRTGRTGQTVTADTFEVWNDYAGEMPFTVVETQSWLDVSAASGTSLGPTDRKPITISYIEGVEPGHYSGQIVVQAVGSSNGQQTVTVNLDLFLPADYDQDDDVDMADFGVFQLCLSGSGVGPTDGCVAADLDEDNDVDNTDLRKFLNCLSGEGMPGVANCAD encoded by the coding sequence ATGCCGGTTCGGAGCGTGGGATTCAAGCGGTCTGCCGTGGCGACCGCAGTGTTCTCGGTTATCGGTCTCTGGTCCTCGGCGGTTCTTGGGGTCGAGCAGTTCCGCGCCGTGTGGGCGGATGCTTTCCACGAGGGGGCGAAGAGCACGACCCAGATCGACAATCTCGTCAACCGTCTCGTCGCTGGCCACTACAACGCCGTGGTCGTGCAGGTGCTCCCGTATCACGATCGCGGATCCGCCCACGGCGCCTACTGGAACTCGAGCATTGTCCCGAAGGCGACCGACATCTCCGGCGGCATCGATCCGCTGGCTTACCTGTGCACCCGGGCTCACAGCAAGGCGATCGAGGTTCACTGCTGGCTGCTCCCCTTCCGAGCCTGCACGTCCTGGCCACCGGCCGGGAACTCGATTCTCGCGGCCCATCCCGAGTGGATGGCCGTACCCCGAGCCAGCATTGGGGCCGGGCCGACCACGACCAGCGACGGTGGATCCGGTGCGTTCTACATGCTTGATCCCGGCTCCCCGGATGTTCAGGAGTATCTGATCAGCATCGTCCGCGAGTTGACCGCCAGATACCCCATTGACGGCATCAGCTTCGATTACGTCCGCTACACGGTCAGTGACGCCGGTTATCCTGCCAGCACCACCTACGAGAACTCCGGCCTGAAGCGGTTCCAGCGGATCACGCCCTTCAGCGGCACGCCCTCAACGACCGATGCCCAGTGGAACGACTTCCGCCGGCGGGAGATCGACGAGCTGATCCGCCGCTGCCGGGCGGAGATCCCGAGCATCAGCACGAATCCTCGTCAGCCGGTGCGCTTCTCGGCCTCGGTGTTTGCCACCGGTTCGGCGCCGGGCAGTCCCTCCAGTTTCTCGGCCACCGCCGCCTACACCAAGTTCCAGAACTGGGAATTGTGGATGCGCAGCGGCTGGCTGGATATGGTCCTCCCGATGAACTACAAGGAGGAGCACTGTGGGACGGAGCCCACCATGTATCGCAGCTGGGTGAACGCTGCAACCAGTTGGTGGCGGTACAATCGCCACGCCGCGATCGGGCAGGCAACTTACATGAACACCTTCGACAACAGCGTCAGCCAGATGCAGTACGCCTATGACGCCGGTGCGAATGGTGCGGTGAACTACTCCTACTACGCGACCAAGGCCACCGAGGCGGCCTGCAACGCCGGGTGGAAAAACGACTGGTCCTGGTACACCCACACGGCGGGAGGGATCTACGCCGACGCCGCCACCACGCCCACGATGACCTGGCGCAATTCCGCCACCGCCACGGAGGGGACGCTCTGGGGGCGGGTGATGAACGGCGACACCGGTCTTCCGTTCGACAACGCTTCGGTCACCGTCGGATCCTCCTCAACCGTCCACACCGACGGCAACGGTTACTACGTGGCCACGCTGCTGCCGGCGGTGGCCGCGGGAACGCCCTACACCGTCACCGCGACCAAGCCGGGAACGTCGGTCACCATCCGCAAGGGTGCCCTGGTCAAGACGGGTGACGTTGCGCGGTGTGACCTGGACTTCGTCACACACACACCTTTCCTCGCGATCAGTCCTACCACCGTCAGCCGAACCGGCCGCACCGGCCAGACCGTGACGGCCGACACTTTCGAGGTGTGGAACGATTACGCCGGCGAGATGCCGTTCACCGTGGTTGAGACTCAGTCGTGGCTCGACGTGTCGGCCGCGTCGGGAACCAGTCTTGGACCGACGGACAGGAAGCCCATCACCATCAGCTACATTGAAGGCGTGGAGCCCGGCCACTACTCCGGCCAGATCGTCGTCCAGGCGGTCGGTTCGAGCAACGGCCAACAGACGGTGACCGTCAACCTCGATCTGTTCCTTCCGGCGGATTATGACCAGGACGACGACGTCGATATGGCCGATTTCGGCGTCTTTCAGCTTTGCCTGAGTGGTTCCGGCGTTGGGCCTACCGACGGCTGCGTGGCTGCTGATCTCGACGAAGACAATGACGTGGACAACACCGATCTCCGCAAGTTCCTCAACTGCCTGTCGGGCGAAGGCATGCCGGGCGTCGCGAACTGCGCGGACTGA